A single genomic interval of Shewanella halotolerans harbors:
- a CDS encoding divergent polysaccharide deacetylase family protein: protein MRLLLLLAVLFTTPRCFAAQVSIIIDDIGYRQTDEAVLALPSDITLSVLPHTPLGERLAAIAHDKGHEIMLHLPMQALNGKEMGPGGLTNQMSEQALKQAVDDAFKSVPYAKGVNNHMGSLLTQLDAPMTWLMESLKQQDNYFVDSMTTRYSKASDAANRLGIPLLRRQLFLDNDVSPQGLERQFNQLIQRANKEGQLIVIAHPYPETISFLKANLSRLSDEGIAVVNTSRLLPYRLAQKEPATSDKAHLR from the coding sequence GTGCGCTTATTACTCTTATTAGCTGTCTTATTTACCACACCACGCTGCTTCGCCGCCCAGGTCTCCATCATCATTGACGACATAGGTTATCGTCAGACTGACGAGGCGGTGTTGGCATTGCCAAGCGACATCACCCTCTCCGTATTGCCTCATACCCCTCTGGGCGAAAGGCTTGCCGCCATCGCCCACGACAAGGGCCACGAGATCATGCTACACCTGCCCATGCAGGCATTAAATGGCAAGGAGATGGGCCCAGGCGGATTGACCAATCAGATGAGCGAACAGGCTCTCAAGCAGGCGGTCGATGACGCCTTTAAGAGTGTCCCCTACGCCAAAGGTGTCAACAACCATATGGGGAGTCTGCTCACACAACTAGACGCTCCCATGACCTGGCTAATGGAGAGCCTGAAGCAACAAGACAACTACTTTGTCGACAGCATGACCACCAGATACAGCAAGGCCAGCGACGCAGCCAACAGGCTGGGGATTCCGCTATTGAGAAGACAACTCTTTCTGGACAACGATGTGTCGCCGCAAGGACTTGAGAGACAATTTAACCAGCTGATCCAGCGGGCGAACAAAGAGGGGCAACTCATAGTGATCGCCCACCCCTATCCGGAGACCATCAGCTTCTTAAAGGCGAATCTGTCCAGACTCTCGGATGAAGGAATCGCCGTGGTGAATACATCCAGGCTCTTGCCCTATCGCCTCGCACAGAAGGAACCCGCGACCAGCGACAAGGCGCATTTAAGATAG
- a CDS encoding Rrf2 family transcriptional regulator, with amino-acid sequence MQLTRYTDFGIRTLMYLALSPERETLFRIAEITEVFDLSANHVSKIVHHLGKEGYLQTVRGKAGGFKLGKPADQINIGVLVRTLENSLSPIDCSKPYCRFSPACQLKGVLAEAVDAYLAVLDKYSLADVVSNRDELRALLPDLTIPVLEL; translated from the coding sequence ATGCAGTTAACTCGTTATACAGATTTTGGTATTCGTACGTTAATGTACCTGGCCTTATCGCCAGAGAGAGAAACCCTGTTTAGAATCGCCGAGATCACCGAGGTGTTCGATCTGTCGGCTAACCATGTGTCTAAGATAGTGCACCATCTTGGTAAGGAAGGTTATCTGCAGACGGTACGCGGTAAGGCAGGTGGTTTTAAGCTAGGTAAGCCGGCGGATCAGATCAATATCGGTGTCCTGGTGCGTACGCTGGAAAATTCGCTGTCGCCTATCGATTGCAGCAAGCCCTATTGCCGTTTCTCGCCAGCCTGTCAGCTCAAGGGCGTGCTCGCCGAGGCGGTAGACGCTTATCTGGCCGTGCTAGACAAATACTCATTGGCCGATGTCGTCAGTAACCGTGACGAGTTAAGAGCTTTGCTACCGGATCTTACCATCCCAGTCTTAGAGCTTTAA
- a CDS encoding YkgJ family cysteine cluster protein: protein MNCRLGCGACCIAPSITSPIPGMPNGKPAGERCIQLDEQNLCKIFGHPERPALCDRFIAEPEVCGSTAEEALWLITSLEAATQS, encoded by the coding sequence ATGAATTGTCGTCTAGGATGTGGTGCTTGTTGTATAGCGCCGTCTATCACCAGCCCTATCCCTGGCATGCCCAATGGCAAGCCTGCCGGGGAGCGTTGCATCCAGCTAGATGAGCAGAATCTTTGCAAGATATTCGGTCACCCTGAGCGCCCGGCGCTGTGTGATCGTTTCATCGCCGAACCTGAAGTCTGTGGTTCGACGGCAGAAGAGGCACTTTGGTTGATTACATCTTTAGAAGCGGCGACCCAGTCTTAG